The region TGAGAATTTCTATTAACAAGTTCAGTTATTGTAGATTCTTGTGGTGATGTGGACATTCTTGACGTAGTTGGCGAGTTAAGTTCTGGGATGATAGTCGacgaattatttttagtaagtttcgTAAAAGTGTTAGCGGGTGCTTCATTGAGTATTTCTTTCGCAGCCGATATTGCTTTCAAACGCGCCTGAACaactttttgttgtttttgctGAGGGGATAACACTTCAGTccatttgtttgttttctcAGTTGACTTTACTGTTTCTTTTGATATTTCTTTGAGGGATAGAGTTATATCGCCAGACGTATCGTTCAGATCTAAAGACGTCACCGAACTAACAGATTCATATCGCATTCTAGCTTTTTCACTTTCCGTGTACTCAATTTTTTTCGACTTTGTCTTCTTTTTACTGACTTCTACAATGCTACTATCTTTTAAATACTCTTCATCAATGTAATCCAAATCTACGGGATAGTTATTAGCGCATTCCTCAATAGTTTCATCGCTTGGTGCAATTGAAAAGGGGGTTATAATACGGGAAGACATTATGGGGTTAAATTTGCAGTAATATTTGCTTATATCCTCAAGCAATTCCTCTTCTAAGGGATCTAGAGCTCTGTTTTCGAGGATATTTGCGAGGTTTAACGATATATATTCCATGCAGCATTGCTTGAGTTGGGTAGCGTTGTATGTGTGGGCAAATTGGCATAATTCTGCGCAGTTTTTCAAAGTGATTAGGTTGGCTAGAGCTACTTCGCACATTTCTCTAAGGCGACCTATAAAGAGTTGGTCGGACACAATGAGCATGCTGCAAATGAAATCGATGCTGTCAGACTTCTGTATTTCGGGACACGCATCGGTGTATAAGAAGTTGATGACTGGCAAGAGAATGCCGTGGTTGATTGGTATCGTTACTTTTGATAACAATTTGCTCTGAAACAAAAGATAGGGCGATTATGAGACACgtgaattgtaataatttttctaatagagaaccaacataatatattttcctaATAAATTGCAGTGCCCAAATTAatcaatatacaatttattttcttattggaataattacatttattttcttattaaatacatCAAAGTTTATAGCCAATTAAAGTTCTAAATTTCCCTTTCCACTTATTACCTCAGTCCAAGAGTGCATAAACATGCCATGGAAGTACTCCAACCTGGCCGCTAGCACGCACTTATGCGCGGATATAAGGACGCCATCTTTGGAACACACGTTAGTATCTACAAGTTCGGGAAAACTGTCCCGGTCCCACGTTAGCGGGGGGTTCTTTGTGTATGAGGAACTCTCTCGGTGACGTATTGAGTCTTCTTTgtagctgaaataaatttgtaaagttattttcatagttatacttcttttgacacgatggagaaaaatgatgatagtgaatttttacgatacgcgcgcacaccgacacctaaatttaacagcatgaagttagttcaaGGTGGTACTTATGttactatgttcaagttgtatattctagtattttttttccagaCGCCAAAGacgtataacttctaacgcgtgtacataagtacacacaatctttttttttaatttaaaaataagtaagcaaatccattcattcatatttaacttttttttggCATAACATTTTGAAACAGTCTCTttgataaaacatttaaaaaattagatGAAAAATTTAACACAGGATGATAACATACAACctcatagataatattataagaatcaAGCAAAAACCACTCACTAGAATTTCTCAAGCAACTTATGCAATCCCATAACTTGCAATTTCTTAGCGGAGGTCTGTACGAGTTTAACCGGATCGCAGTACAATTTGGGCGGGCGAGGTGTCGCGTTGGTTCCGTTTTGACGACGTTTGTTATTCTTGCGTTTATCTTGGGTCTTGTACACTTCGAATGCTGATATTTCTGATGGGTTTTCTGTAGATACCATACATTAGTTAATTGGTATATGTAaactataggtaggtacagtatacagggtgtaatcgttaagtgtgcacaggcgattattccgtaactataacAGATATCATAAAACTAtaaactgatattgaaagtactatacctaatgagtaaaatgacaataataactttttaaaaataaaacgagaaatatccaaaaatggacagtaacattaacatttttggatatttctcgttttattttatcttaacataaaatggaACAAGcatgataataataagtttaaaataatataatataataattgcttCATTCAAGAGCAACTGAATTAATTAACGAAATAAACCATGGTAATTTGTACcctaaacattttaaaatcaactgacttaatattaaaacacaaaaaaacttatatatatgtacttaaatCTTAACCTATATTATCCCATAACAGTAAACTTACCAATAACTTCTTCTTCAACATCTACATCTCTTTCTTTCTTGACATCAACTACATCTTCTTTCCTTATCTTCAATCCACACGGGCCCGGTTCGGCAACGTCGCACGACccagtatacatatattttagaatCCTTTCAAAAACTTCTGGAAGGACATTCTCCAAGCAAATGATGGGTTTTTCatcatttatatttgttgCTTTTGCTTCTTGATACAGATTGTATAATAATTCGCTGCTTGACGCGACTATGAACATATGCGCTGGAAACAGCTTTGATCCAATCTGTGTGAAAtcaaaatgttaatattaaaatcttgtAGGTGGCAATGGCATGCTAAAAcaatattctttttattttatttcacaaacTTTGGTAAATATGAAATGAATGAGTGCAACTcatataagtaaaatttaaaacacgctataaaaatgatttaagaTATAACATAAAGCaaaaaatgtagtaaataatttaatatgtacctTAAAAATGACATCATGTAATAAATCATCTTCCGAAGCAGTTTCCACAAGAGATTCCATGTGTTTTGAGAGACCCGTTGGAGATAATTCTGGCAGTGATAATAGACCACACGTTGGTTTGTTCTAAAATAAGAAtgtaatttagttatttttaagctattgcatagcttctatcgcgggccttgagcgcggggaccgaatcgagaaattccgtaacgaaaaaacctcacgctccccactccgacgggcggaggtgtggcttgaagtcatagcatgcaatagctttaccgcggcagtccccgagtgccacacgtcttttttttattttaactgtatgaaaataattttgaaaaattgaaagtaattaaagaatacaaaataaaatcggGAAATATTGTGATATGTAGTTAAAAATGCCTTCAAGTATTTGAATATTAGTAAGAAATGAgagacattttttaataattaataacttataaattataatcttatAGCGTTAAAATCAATGCAGTGATATTATTAGGGAAAATTACTATTATATAACACAAAATCGTACATTTAAACACAATTCCATGGTAATTTAACAAATACCTGTAAGCACGCAAAATTCAATCCCTCATAATCGACTGCAATAGCCGTAGCTCTATGTATATTTGGTATCTTGATAATCTTCACAGAAGTACAGTCATCCTTTTCTAAAAACTTGACTAGCGCCGTTTTGCCGCTATCTTTCTCTTTCTCTTTCCTGATTGGTTGGATTGGAGTGGGTGTGGTCTTGCGCGAAATGTGACCAATGAACGCTTCGCCGTATTTAGTTGTGAAGTATAGAGCGTCGTGGGTTAGTGCCACTTGTGTTATCTTTACTTGGTGGGTGAGGCCGAAGACGCATCTACAACAAAGTGTCGAATCATTTGACTGTTGTGTAGTTTGTGGTAAATGGATACAAAATTATGGTATtcttattgaatttatatattgGTTTTATGGCACAGGTTAATGggttaaaagataaataattgaaatcgtagcactgaattttttttatttacataattctaacaattaaaattaaattaggtacatacttttaaaacaatgtttattcaatGTACAAACCTGGTAAGACGGTTGGTAGTATCTTGCCATATCATAAGTTGTCCAACATTTGTTAGCAATAAGACAGTAACTCGAGAATATGTTCCTGTTTCACTAACTTTTGCTTCAACACATACTTGGTGTAAGTTGATTTGTCTGAAAATTATTACGatttataaaggaaaaatgtttttgaattaaatatattagataGGGCGAGGCGATATATTTCTTCAAATAATactatattgatttttttagatattctcattttattgaaattatggtttataaaaaaaaaaaaaaaattcttacttAACAGCGATTTTcttgcaaatatatttatgcagGAGGTAAACATCGCCTCGGCTGGTCGAAATTACTGTCGCAGCGTCTGAAGCATCTACCAGCTCGAATTTCGTCTcttctttgttatttattgatatggCAACctgagattttatttattttaacacatAGCATtataggtaaaaaaaaaatagttacccGATGTGGAAAAGTTGTTTTCGttaacaaatttaataaaattacatatttaaattaatctaCTATTCAACCTGTCTGagttgtaatatttatatgataaaatgaattaatcatctaatattattgtatattatttaaacagaGGTTAAGTGTAtaagtttgtatgtttataattagctgatcgtaaaaattcattcttcattaacataaatattttatttattattataactgaatACTTACTTTCTTCGGCGTTGGGACAACTTTATCCTCAGCCTGGTGCCCCAATTGCCCCAAATTAATGCCCCAAGTGTAAACGCCCCTCGCGTTCCACAACACCCCGTGGGACCGTCCAGCACATACGCCTATGGGATTCGATATCTGATACTTTGTTGTGGCCACTTTAGACCCTGGGTTTGTATTGTCAGAACTGGTTGAGGAATATTGGTACAtctgaaatttaaatgttatgtcGTTTTATAGGCATTTATTgcctataaattaattatttttaaattaatttaaacgaaAAAATAGGCAAAATATAAATGCATAAAATCTATTATCTATCCACAACTAGGCaaaactaggtacctacacattaaaaatgctacaaaaattgataattttcatattttacgatattcctggcaattaattattaagttgGCTACCAAGTAGTGAAAGACTAATGTCTTTACATTAGTCTTTCACTAAACACATACGATTAAAAACATACGATTcagaaattaaagaaatctgGTTTATAATTTTACCACAATTACTgtaagtacatacttacattaataacttttttataaatttaaaacatcataCCACACCGCTCTGCAGCAGGAACACCGTAGAGGTGAGAGTCAAGGCCACCTGCCTACAAGGTTCATGTAACTTCACGAGGATTGGTCGCAACGCGGTGGCTGTGGTACCTCCCGCTCGGCTTGGCTGTCCAGCGGACCACACCGAGCCATTGCTGCTGAGGAATACGCTGTGGAACTTGCCTAGACACACCTATAACAAATTGGAGCTATAATGTTGCACGTAAATATCGCTGAGTCTGAAGATTATCAGTACCCCTAGTGTGAGTTtgatcgagtacgaaacgttactatcgcgtctgcagccgaattagtatgggaaatcgaacagcgcccctagcggacgtatggggaagctttgattccccattcctacaaatttcgctgtgacgcagacgccTGACGCGATAGTAACTTTTCGTACTCGATCAAACTCACACTAAACCTACAGTATTGCGTAAAGTATACTCAATACTGATAATCTACACTAATGTTAGGCTTTTATCgctttgaaaattattttaccattGGAAAGATACGTCTTACATCTCTCTGCAAAAACGAGGTAAGCTATGCTATAACGGtaccagtttttttttttccgtTTGCAAACGcttttttactattatttagtTTCGTAGTGTAAACAAATTGGTGGATTTTAGCTTTTAAGAGATTATATCACTAACATTCGGTATAGTAAAAAAATTCGGCAGTAAAAATGAACACAAGATTtgatttaatttctttattttgtaaacgaTCTCCTATCTCCAGTGAATCCATGATTTCCGCCGTAAAAACTCGGTGTCAATTTATACGTTAATCCTGGGTTGATGGCTGAAACAACCCTGACTACTTTCTTTGGTGGTTCTTCAGCAAACATCATGTTATCTAGAGAGGAGTTGGAAACAACCACTTTGTCCAAATTATCTCCAGTTGGGATATACGACGCGAAATCACCAGCAATAGCTCCTATTAGTGGCTCACCACGAATAATACAATATCCGAAAAGCATTATAACTGAATATGCAAATAGAATTAAgacaacataaaatattatctttgcTTTGTTATCTTTTATTGACTGTCTCAACGCATTGAAGCAACCTTTATCAATATACGCCTCGATATTCTCTATAATTTGAGTACAATTTTTAGAAACGGGTACTAAACTCGTTTTATTCGTTAGTTTGCAACACTGCATTGGATATATTTTATCCATGTTATTCTTCTGCCAAAGGGtactaaaaaaatcttgaTAGTTATCCACTCCGCAGCATTCATAGTCTACCATAATTTTATTCGTAACATAAGTTATAAGATCATGGTCCCTGCCATAGTAACGTGTTACGGCAGTGCGTAAATAACTTCGTGTTTTTGGGTTATCCGtgtaaatgttataaatgccCGAGACGAAGAATAGCCAGAATGAAGTAAAGGATAATGCAGTGACGAGGAAGATGTATGATTTTATGGCACATTTCGTTCTACATCCTGCTCCGAGGACGCCGCAACAGGATGTTAACACAGCGAGGCAAGCAACTGGTATTAATATAGTTGTCATTGGAGTAAACCAGAGCTTCAGATTGACGAAATTCGCGATAGCTGACACTAAAGAACTTTTGGTCACAGTGTAATTAACTTCTGTGAAGAACTCGGTGTTTATCATGCACCAAACACAAATCGCCAAGCTTATAAGGCCCAagaggaaaaataaaaagtttgtaAAACCGAGACATGTGCGCGGTAGACCCACTGTATGCATTTTGatgattgaattaaaaaactaaacGAGAACTACATCAAAGAGACAACGTATTATACCTAGCGCACACTAAAAGTTTTGCGTTTCTGGCCACCCATAAAGGTTTGAATttcaaatgttatatttttttaacatataaaGACTCATAAGTTGAGGGAAAAAAAATTTGGCGGGAAGCgcttgtcaatttttttttatctcaagTTGAAGTTCGTTGTCCGTAGCAAAAACGGAACTAGCACGAAACAATTTTAGGGCGAtgatttttgatgattttaaaagttcgcTTTCTCCGAAAGCTTGCACTGCTCgcctttaaaatacttttgggAGAGAAGCACCTTATTTGAGCACTGTAAGGCATTGATATGCTGAATTTCATCGCGGTCGTATTTCTCTCCATGATGAAATTCGTGAAGGTCGACCCTCAACTGCGATCACGGAGGAAAATATGGCTACCGTCGGACgactaatttaagaaaattgccATTTCACTTATTAGGAGATTCGAGGACATTTGGAGATTGGTATGAGCCAAActcagaaaattttacatgaacATTTCAAAGTTAGGAAGCTTGGTTGCCGGTGGATTGCTCCCAAATTCACTCCAGAACAAAAACGACATCGAGTAGATTGGTGTTAAAATATGCTATTAAAGTACAATTACGGACATTCTAATGCCGTGTATAATATCGTGACAGGATATGTAATATGAATACATGGTTATATTCCAGAAAGAAAACACCAATATTCTTTGTGGGTGTTTGAAAGTGACAGCAAACCAAACAAATTGAGGCAGGCGATAAGGGTCGGCAAACAAatgattgcattatttttctctaagACGAATCCTGTCTGCACTATCCCACTTGAGTAACAAAAGACTGTTAAAGCCGAGTGATACACCATTATTTGTTTGTCCAATGtcttagaaaaaataagagTAAAGCGACCTAGAAGTCGCATCTTGTTGCACCATGACAGTGCTTCGGCGCACACCGCgaacaaaacaaagtcattTTTGGCTTCTGAAAACATAGAGCACGTGACCCATGCCGCACGCAGTCCCAACCTAGCACCTTGCGATTTCTtctttttcccaaaaatctaTGATTCAATGAGTGGTTCGACATTTACGTGGCCAGGAGAGGCCGTGGTTGCTTTCGAACAGCACGCAGAAAACATACCCTCGGACCAATGGTCCTCATGTTCCCAGAAATGGTTTGAACGGatgaaaaagtgttttaaatgtaacggagaatactttaaaaagtagtaaatataatattagacaaataaattgttttatatattagttaCGCAAAACTTTCAGTGTGGCCCACGTATGTCATAGAGACATGTGaaatgacattttaatattttttttataaattgcctatttattgcataaagattgcataatatcatttatacaCAAGAAAATCAGCACAATTTAGATACGATTTATAAGTCGCAAAAACTAtgctaaaatatttacaaggGCAAAAATACGAAAGTGGAGAATTTTCCCTGAGATCCTGTCATTAAAAGTACGTAGTAGGCAGTagcatatttatttgtaattaaatacctatcaagaaatataatttgatagCTGAGCAATCGATATCATG is a window of Colias croceus chromosome 17, ilColCroc2.1 DNA encoding:
- the LOC123699040 gene encoding inhibitor of Bruton tyrosine kinase; amino-acid sequence: MSKPEADCTKKCKSRTHGQILTSAITKRSISDASLASFIKATCANFTKAFDFEGRTALHMSVSRGRNELMHWLIKHSSEAFINAKDRESGYTPLHRSIFYGQIHSAVSLIKIGVYPDILDKDDYKAFEHAMLDRQYICKVGNDMPNDVYVWGSNSNYTLGTGSHQPKNMPDLLTCFSRTNEDIRQVCLGKFHSVFLSSNGSVWSAGQPSRAGGTTATALRPILVKLHEPCRQVALTLTSTVFLLQSGVMYQYSSTSSDNTNPGSKVATTKYQISNPIGVCAGRSHGVLWNARGVYTWGINLGQLGHQAEDKVVPTPKKVAISINNKEETKFELVDASDAATVISTSRGDVYLLHKYICKKIAVKQINLHQVCVEAKVSETGTYSRVTVLLLTNVGQLMIWQDTTNRLTRCVFGLTHQVKITQVALTHDALYFTTKYGEAFIGHISRKTTPTPIQPIRKEKEKDSGKTALVKFLEKDDCTSVKIIKIPNIHRATAIAVDYEGLNFACLQNKPTCGLLSLPELSPTGLSKHMESLVETASEDDLLHDVIFKIGSKLFPAHMFIVASSSELLYNLYQEAKATNINDEKPIICLENVLPEVFERILKYMYTGSCDVAEPGPCGLKIRKEDVVDVKKERDVDVEEEVIENPSEISAFEVYKTQDKRKNNKRRQNGTNATPRPPKLYCDPVKLVQTSAKKLQVMGLHKLLEKFYYKEDSIRHRESSSYTKNPPLTWDRDSFPELVDTNVCSKDGVLISAHKCVLAARLEYFHGMFMHSWTESKLLSKVTIPINHGILLPVINFLYTDACPEIQKSDSIDFICSMLIVSDQLFIGRLREMCEVALANLITLKNCAELCQFAHTYNATQLKQCCMEYISLNLANILENRALDPLEEELLEDISKYYCKFNPIMSSRIITPFSIAPSDETIEECANNYPVDLDYIDEEYLKDSSIVEVSKKKTKSKKIEYTESEKARMRYESVSSVTSLDLNDTSGDITLSLKEISKETVKSTEKTNKWTEVLSPQQKQQKVVQARLKAISAAKEILNEAPANTFTKLTKNNSSTIIPELNSPTTSRMSTSPQESTITELVNRNSHCNLVISHVGPKLSQKQRKKLAANENGSVQTLDTYLANKLNVGSPPDKPKNPWKICEAPVASSSPKLNQKSLQFDQILADQKKQKDDSSRIMSKPLTLTQLEDKAIEDLERFYNIHEVDDELITVKRIELQVSSPQWIHTAPK
- the LOC123699041 gene encoding tetraspanin-1-like, producing the protein MHTVGLPRTCLGFTNFLFFLLGLISLAICVWCMINTEFFTEVNYTVTKSSLVSAIANFVNLKLWFTPMTTILIPVACLAVLTSCCGVLGAGCRTKCAIKSYIFLVTALSFTSFWLFFVSGIYNIYTDNPKTRSYLRTAVTRYYGRDHDLITYVTNKIMVDYECCGVDNYQDFFSTLWQKNNMDKIYPMQCCKLTNKTSLVPVSKNCTQIIENIEAYIDKGCFNALRQSIKDNKAKIIFYVVLILFAYSVIMLFGYCIIRGEPLIGAIAGDFASYIPTGDNLDKVVVSNSSLDNMMFAEEPPKKVVRVVSAINPGLTYKLTPSFYGGNHGFTGDRRSFTK